A window of Cohnella herbarum contains these coding sequences:
- a CDS encoding S-layer homology domain-containing protein → MMLISKEKRIGNWFGQRSKMAICFVLAFLLALPVLAGGNVAQAASDTSSWMLVDDGGLAKNTTQASYKADLIEYKGNLYVLWSEEASGTSQMHAMKYDGTGWLSVDEPQSGCIPSGCLNAHGAENKLGNRADSPSLAVYKEKLYAAWHEGYLGINLQARVRQFDGDNWTTVDGGTLNVADELTYDPRITIFNDELYAIWQENSKIQVKKHDGTGTEWQIVSPSSSLSVNGAAQPQLAAYDGSLYAVWREETGTPGVQEIKVSRYAGGTDWVPIDEGGFGVDGGTNIQRPNVAVFENKMYVAWSDNNRAIRVKSYDEQSGWQWADNNAGLNYTASNSIDLPKLIAYDGYLYAVWVESGTIRAKKYDGNNWTTADSDHGLNARIGSVANNPSLAVYNGKLFAVWTEKYDGKNQVRVARMPVFQAPDAPQNVKADAGDGGAMIKFDPPASNGGSPITEYTVTSSPEGITKTGSASPIKVTGLTNGQSYTFTVTAKNASGTSVASTPTSGVTPKAGFKNFVSGEFNFAVGVAVDRDGNVYVENAEDGAGYSSKSEILKFDKHGAFVTELGQFDTGFPLFSTGKPSGIAVTVTGTVYAVDNKNHRVSYYDSNGSLLGVLGDRSQFNTPLAIAVDETRGRLYVAEQTSRIKVLDDSGNVLQTWGSSPGNGSEQFYNPSSLGVDGEGNVYVLNTGNSKIKKLNSDGELIGEWGGPGTSEGQFIDPAGIAVDVAGNVYVADTYKSRIQKFDSEGRHLETWAAWGTWGSDEGQFRLPYGIAVDINGNVYVADTGNNRIQVLRSESIAPSITTHPSDTTVTANGSASFSVTATGTGLTYQWQVNRGAGFENINGATNSTLTLSNVTTSMSGYQYRVVIASGTQSTTSNAALLTVNSESGSGSGPSGSGPTPPAVNNGESDAEILVNGKAESAGKATTTTVNNRKVTTITVDAAKLDKRLAAEGDRAVVTIPVSGDSDVVIGELNGQMIKNMENRQAVLEIRTNRGTYTVPALQIDIDAISKQIGAAVALSDIIIRIEISASAANIAQLVKDAAAKGEFTIVAPPVDFKITSLHGDKTVEITKFNAFVQRTIAIPAGVDPSRITTGIVVDSDGKVRHVPTKIIVVDGKHYAQINSLTNSTYSVVWHPISYSDMTKHWAQAEVNDMGSRMVIEGTGSGKFSPDRDITRAEFAAIVVRGLGLKLAKGATPFADVAASDWYAGAVNAAYKYGLIDGVESGKFHPNDQITREQAMLIIAKAMAITGLKEKLPAKSEDALLKGYSDISALSGWARSGAADTVQAGILTGRNETTLAPKAYMTRAEVAVVISRLLKQSGLI, encoded by the coding sequence ATGATGTTGATAAGCAAAGAGAAACGGATCGGCAATTGGTTCGGGCAGAGAAGCAAGATGGCGATTTGCTTTGTTCTTGCATTTCTATTGGCGTTGCCGGTACTGGCGGGAGGGAATGTCGCTCAAGCGGCATCCGACACGAGTAGTTGGATGCTTGTGGACGACGGCGGACTTGCCAAAAATACGACACAAGCTTCTTATAAAGCCGACCTTATCGAGTATAAGGGGAACCTATATGTCTTATGGTCGGAAGAAGCCAGCGGCACTTCGCAAATGCACGCGATGAAATACGATGGAACGGGTTGGCTCTCCGTGGACGAACCTCAATCGGGATGCATCCCTTCCGGTTGCTTGAATGCGCACGGAGCCGAAAATAAACTAGGCAATCGAGCGGATTCTCCGTCGCTTGCCGTTTATAAGGAAAAATTATATGCCGCTTGGCACGAAGGATATTTGGGGATCAACTTGCAAGCCAGAGTCAGACAGTTTGACGGGGATAATTGGACGACCGTAGACGGCGGTACGCTTAATGTGGCGGATGAACTGACGTATGATCCGCGAATAACGATTTTTAACGATGAGCTGTATGCGATATGGCAAGAAAACTCCAAAATTCAGGTAAAAAAGCACGATGGTACAGGAACGGAATGGCAAATCGTCTCTCCGAGCTCGAGTCTGAGCGTAAATGGGGCAGCGCAACCTCAATTGGCCGCATACGACGGTTCTTTGTATGCCGTGTGGCGTGAAGAAACGGGCACTCCGGGCGTGCAAGAGATCAAGGTGAGCCGCTATGCCGGAGGAACAGACTGGGTACCGATAGACGAAGGAGGCTTTGGCGTCGATGGGGGTACGAATATCCAACGTCCGAACGTGGCTGTATTCGAGAACAAAATGTACGTCGCTTGGTCGGATAACAATCGGGCTATCCGGGTCAAGTCCTATGACGAACAGAGCGGGTGGCAATGGGCGGATAACAACGCCGGATTAAATTACACCGCTAGCAATAGCATTGACTTACCGAAATTAATCGCGTACGACGGCTATTTGTATGCCGTTTGGGTCGAGTCCGGTACCATCAGGGCGAAGAAGTACGATGGCAACAACTGGACGACCGCCGACAGCGACCATGGGCTCAACGCCCGAATTGGCTCGGTCGCCAATAATCCTTCGCTCGCCGTATATAATGGCAAATTGTTTGCGGTATGGACGGAGAAGTACGACGGCAAGAACCAGGTGCGTGTCGCGCGGATGCCTGTGTTCCAAGCTCCCGACGCCCCGCAGAACGTGAAGGCTGATGCAGGTGATGGAGGAGCGATGATTAAGTTCGATCCGCCGGCGAGCAACGGAGGCAGCCCGATAACGGAATATACCGTAACGTCGAGTCCGGAAGGAATCACGAAGACGGGCAGCGCTAGCCCAATCAAGGTAACAGGTCTGACGAACGGACAAAGCTACACGTTCACCGTGACGGCGAAGAATGCGTCGGGAACTTCGGTAGCATCGACTCCAACAAGCGGCGTAACGCCTAAGGCGGGTTTTAAAAACTTCGTGTCCGGCGAGTTTAACTTCGCGGTAGGGGTGGCGGTGGATCGCGACGGGAATGTCTATGTCGAGAATGCTGAAGACGGGGCTGGATACAGTAGCAAAAGTGAAATTCTCAAATTCGATAAGCACGGCGCGTTTGTGACTGAATTGGGACAATTCGACACTGGGTTTCCGTTATTTAGCACCGGAAAACCTTCGGGCATTGCCGTTACAGTAACTGGAACAGTCTATGCGGTCGATAACAAAAATCACCGAGTGTCTTATTATGATTCCAACGGGAGCTTGTTGGGCGTGCTGGGCGATCGTTCTCAGTTCAACACTCCGCTCGCAATAGCCGTAGACGAGACAAGAGGTAGATTATATGTCGCGGAACAAACTTCAAGAATTAAGGTGCTCGATGACAGCGGTAACGTTCTACAAACGTGGGGAAGTTCTCCAGGCAACGGGTCCGAACAATTTTACAATCCTTCAAGTTTGGGGGTTGACGGCGAAGGCAATGTCTACGTTCTCAACACCGGTAACAGTAAAATAAAGAAATTAAATAGTGATGGGGAATTAATTGGAGAATGGGGAGGGCCTGGCACTTCGGAAGGTCAATTTATTGATCCGGCCGGGATCGCCGTGGACGTAGCCGGCAACGTCTATGTAGCCGATACGTATAAATCTCGGATTCAGAAGTTTGATTCCGAAGGGCGACATCTGGAGACTTGGGCAGCGTGGGGAACGTGGGGCAGCGATGAAGGACAATTCCGCCTTCCATATGGTATAGCGGTAGACATTAACGGTAATGTCTATGTCGCGGATACCGGGAACAACCGTATCCAAGTTTTGCGTAGTGAATCGATAGCGCCATCCATCACGACACACCCATCGGACACAACGGTGACAGCGAATGGCAGCGCCAGCTTCAGCGTGACGGCGACGGGAACGGGATTGACGTACCAGTGGCAAGTGAATAGAGGGGCAGGGTTCGAAAATATAAACGGAGCGACGAACTCGACGCTTACGCTTTCCAATGTCACGACTTCTATGAGCGGTTACCAGTATCGGGTCGTAATCGCCAGCGGTACGCAATCGACGACGTCGAATGCGGCACTGCTGACGGTGAACTCCGAATCGGGCAGTGGATCAGGGCCATCGGGTTCGGGACCGACGCCCCCTGCTGTGAACAATGGGGAGAGCGATGCAGAGATTCTCGTAAACGGTAAAGCGGAGAGCGCAGGCAAAGCAACGACGACTACGGTGAACAACCGGAAGGTAACAACGATAACGGTTGACGCTGCCAAACTGGACAAGCGTCTAGCGGCGGAAGGAGATCGTGCGGTCGTTACGATCCCGGTTAGCGGAGACTCCGACGTCGTTATCGGCGAATTGAACGGTCAAATGATCAAAAACATGGAGAACCGGCAGGCGGTTCTGGAAATTCGCACGAATCGAGGCACTTATACCGTGCCTGCTCTACAAATCGATATTGACGCCATCTCCAAGCAAATCGGCGCTGCAGTCGCATTAAGCGACATTATAATTCGCATCGAAATTTCCGCATCTGCGGCAAATATTGCACAACTGGTGAAAGACGCAGCAGCCAAAGGGGAATTTACGATAGTCGCTCCGCCTGTTGATTTCAAGATCACAAGCTTGCATGGCGACAAAACCGTCGAGATAACGAAGTTTAACGCGTTCGTACAAAGGACGATTGCGATACCGGCAGGCGTAGATCCGAGCCGAATTACAACGGGAATCGTCGTGGACTCGGATGGCAAGGTGCGTCACGTTCCGACTAAGATCATCGTCGTGGACGGCAAGCATTATGCGCAAATCAACAGCTTGACGAACAGCACGTATTCGGTCGTATGGCATCCGATCTCATACAGCGATATGACGAAACATTGGGCGCAAGCCGAGGTGAACGATATGGGTTCGCGCATGGTGATCGAGGGAACGGGCAGCGGCAAGTTCAGCCCGGATCGTGACATCACGCGAGCCGAGTTTGCGGCGATTGTCGTTCGCGGACTGGGACTCAAGCTGGCAAAAGGCGCGACGCCATTCGCGGACGTAGCGGCATCCGACTGGTACGCCGGCGCGGTGAATGCGGCGTACAAATACGGTTTGATCGACGGGGTGGAAAGTGGCAAGTTCCATCCGAATGACCAAATTACGCGGGAACAAGCAATGCTGATCATCGCGAAAGCGATGGCGATAACCGGATTAAAGGAGAAGCTTCCTGCGAAGTCCGAAGATGCCCTTCTAAAAGGATACTCGGACATTTCCGCCCTGTCCGGTTGGGCAAGAAGCGGAGCGGCGGACACCGTGCAGGCTGGCATCCTGACAGGAAGAAACGAAACGACTCTTGCGCCGAAGGCCTACATGACCCGGGCGGAGGTAGCGGTCGTCATCAGCCGATTGTTGAAGCAATCGGGTCTAATCTAG
- a CDS encoding S-layer homology domain-containing protein: MRIGDVDYHFLGNIDGNGYTITGLTSNRPGDAVTVSIPTGATDKELKLTITKLLDTQSLVTNKQVLATSIYEILKNFPENFGKPVTLTFVFDPASVKKDQRPAIFYYDEVKKVWVEVKGGKINGNRISVDVDHFTKFAVIVVDPTVVVPEPEQPKEPTGIDAEVKFGDIAGHWGTRAEMAAMIANALRQPIEANAVTGFADDKDIRAWAKGSVAIVKQAGIIQGKSGPQDNATRAEAVTVLMKMLALQSK, encoded by the coding sequence GTGCGGATAGGCGACGTCGATTATCATTTTTTAGGAAACATAGACGGTAACGGTTATACAATAACGGGGCTAACGAGTAATAGGCCAGGAGATGCGGTCACGGTCTCTATTCCGACAGGTGCGACAGACAAAGAGCTGAAATTAACGATAACCAAATTACTAGATACTCAAAGTCTTGTAACGAATAAACAAGTTCTAGCAACCTCAATCTATGAGATTCTGAAGAACTTCCCGGAGAACTTCGGTAAGCCGGTCACGCTGACCTTCGTGTTCGATCCAGCAAGCGTGAAGAAAGATCAAAGGCCAGCCATATTCTACTATGATGAAGTGAAGAAGGTATGGGTGGAAGTTAAGGGCGGCAAGATTAACGGAAATCGAATTAGCGTAGATGTTGATCATTTTACGAAGTTTGCGGTAATCGTAGTAGATCCAACGGTAGTTGTACCTGAACCGGAGCAACCAAAGGAACCAACGGGCATCGATGCAGAAGTTAAATTCGGCGATATCGCGGGACATTGGGGTACGCGTGCCGAGATGGCGGCGATGATCGCTAACGCATTGCGACAACCGATCGAAGCCAATGCCGTAACCGGCTTCGCGGATGATAAGGACATTCGGGCTTGGGCAAAAGGCAGCGTTGCGATCGTGAAGCAAGCAGGTATCATACAAGGGAAAAGCGGCCCTCAAGACAATGCGACAAGGGCAGAGGCTGTAACGGTACTGATGAAAATGCTGGCGCTACAGAGCAAGTAA
- a CDS encoding Crp/Fnr family transcriptional regulator, translated as MNIHFLRDFPFFEHLDDEHIAEISKLCSTRIYKKGESIFFEGDEGDELFLVISGVIQIYQNNSSRDVIFSIFREGDFFGEMALLQNERVRSASARTIEKSTLCVLKKRDFIPLLKSKPEIMIGILETTLDRLRDANKLITELTIIDVRTRIAHMLIRLSEQYGLPSSDGILIDVKLTHQQMADMTGTARETVTKSLLELQQEQFIRIDQKKILVCNIDALRTMFGAV; from the coding sequence ATGAACATACATTTCTTACGAGATTTTCCATTCTTCGAGCATCTTGATGATGAGCATATCGCTGAGATTTCTAAGTTATGTAGTACGCGTATTTATAAAAAAGGGGAGTCCATCTTCTTTGAAGGCGATGAAGGGGATGAGCTCTTTCTGGTTATATCAGGGGTTATTCAAATCTATCAAAATAACAGCTCTAGGGACGTGATCTTTTCTATTTTTAGAGAAGGCGATTTCTTTGGAGAGATGGCTTTGTTGCAAAATGAAAGAGTTCGCTCTGCTTCTGCAAGAACGATCGAGAAATCCACCTTATGCGTATTAAAAAAACGCGATTTCATTCCCTTATTAAAAAGCAAGCCTGAAATCATGATCGGCATATTGGAAACAACCTTGGATCGTCTACGTGATGCCAATAAATTAATAACGGAATTGACCATAATCGATGTACGAACGCGCATTGCTCACATGTTGATACGACTATCTGAACAATATGGCCTCCCATCTTCTGATGGTATTTTAATTGATGTGAAACTAACGCATCAGCAGATGGCAGATATGACGGGAACCGCGAGGGAGACAGTGACCAAATCATTGCTTGAATTACAACAAGAGCAATTCATTCGTATTGATCAGAAGAAAATACTCGTGTGTAACATTGATGCCCTTAGAACTATGTTTGGCGCAGTTTGA
- a CDS encoding cyclic nucleotide-binding domain-containing protein, whose translation MDLDAIEKWLRQHPLLQGIPDNEIEMVARSIEVHTFEPESYLFVENDPSSDCYILVQGRVSVTSRNLVGQTLTLAELGAGEIVGEMGLLRRAPRSASIEAMEQVVAIRLDYSLFERLADQSPLFYQSMLVNVRLRYIHSLLRKATIWSTIPDSELRGIAEITQLESLKQGHTIVRKGETITSLYMISSGSVEIRSKGKHAVLREGDFFGETELLTDLPAFYEVKVLEDCELLTLDQSFFHSILTYYKPVKHQLLTMLSIRNPALLKSVVVPYNPEELQPAELDKQNQLPQAKDKWITYLLLLGCGFVGLSILAFFVSNLGIRIAVLLMGGLFGPVTFVAYVRNQQILGFRGYRLAMIFLLTGLVAIPAAFALERLWMVAPSVAPPFLGSFYNPIIVAIVEECCKLLVFFILLRRHQVRFLMDAIVFGAAAGMGFAAIESILYGWTNLQSDSSLSMLVVLWVRTLLSPFGHGTWTAIAAVGLWMGLAKHTTLQIQPRNQWAKIGMFSGLFAVSLGLHTLWNYSYPSGSFRLLAMGAIGAIGIGLLLGLIRRGRQLEFGTLRALNPEDTRVGGSSSRADLVCNGCGTYSPPNSRYCTRCGQALRIRAVGK comes from the coding sequence GTGGACTTAGACGCTATAGAGAAATGGCTTCGACAACATCCTTTGTTACAAGGGATTCCGGACAATGAGATCGAGATGGTTGCACGTTCAATCGAAGTCCACACCTTCGAGCCAGAATCGTATTTATTTGTAGAGAATGACCCCTCTTCGGATTGTTATATACTTGTGCAAGGACGTGTGAGCGTTACCAGTCGGAATCTTGTCGGACAGACTCTAACTCTAGCGGAGCTGGGAGCGGGTGAAATCGTTGGCGAGATGGGACTCCTTCGACGAGCACCTCGCTCGGCTTCGATTGAAGCTATGGAGCAGGTGGTAGCAATTCGGCTTGATTATAGCTTATTTGAACGGTTAGCTGATCAAAGTCCGTTGTTCTATCAAAGTATGCTAGTTAATGTGCGATTGCGCTATATCCATAGCTTATTAAGAAAAGCGACGATTTGGTCGACGATTCCTGATTCGGAATTAAGAGGAATTGCTGAGATCACGCAATTAGAATCGCTCAAGCAAGGACACACGATCGTGCGTAAAGGTGAAACGATAACCTCCCTGTATATGATTAGTAGCGGAAGCGTAGAAATACGAAGTAAAGGGAAACATGCGGTCCTTCGGGAAGGCGATTTTTTCGGGGAAACGGAATTGCTGACCGATTTACCGGCATTTTATGAAGTGAAAGTGCTTGAAGATTGTGAACTATTAACGCTGGACCAGTCGTTCTTTCATTCGATATTAACTTATTATAAGCCTGTGAAGCATCAATTATTGACCATGTTAAGCATTCGGAATCCAGCATTATTGAAGTCCGTCGTTGTACCCTATAATCCGGAAGAATTGCAACCTGCAGAACTAGATAAGCAAAATCAGCTGCCGCAAGCCAAAGACAAGTGGATTACATACTTACTGTTGTTAGGCTGTGGATTTGTCGGATTATCAATTCTAGCCTTTTTTGTTTCGAATCTTGGGATACGAATCGCAGTGTTGCTCATGGGTGGCTTGTTTGGACCTGTTACGTTCGTGGCATATGTAAGAAATCAACAAATTCTCGGGTTTCGCGGTTATCGCTTAGCGATGATATTTCTATTGACTGGACTTGTGGCGATTCCGGCTGCTTTTGCTTTGGAACGATTATGGATGGTCGCTCCATCTGTTGCTCCGCCGTTTCTAGGTTCTTTCTATAACCCGATAATCGTAGCGATTGTGGAGGAATGCTGTAAGCTGCTCGTTTTTTTCATTCTTTTGCGTAGACATCAGGTTCGATTTTTGATGGATGCTATTGTGTTTGGCGCTGCGGCAGGTATGGGGTTTGCAGCGATCGAGAGTATATTATATGGCTGGACAAATTTACAATCCGATTCTTCATTATCGATGCTCGTTGTCTTGTGGGTGCGTACGTTGCTTTCTCCATTCGGACACGGTACGTGGACAGCGATTGCCGCGGTTGGATTATGGATGGGTTTAGCGAAACATACGACACTACAAATTCAGCCACGTAATCAATGGGCAAAAATAGGGATGTTTTCTGGTTTATTCGCTGTCTCTTTAGGCCTGCATACGTTATGGAATTATTCGTACCCATCAGGAAGTTTTAGACTGCTTGCAATGGGAGCTATTGGGGCTATCGGTATTGGTTTATTATTGGGGCTTATTCGACGAGGACGCCAGCTTGAATTTGGCACATTACGTGCTTTGAATCCAGAAGATACGCGAGTCGGAGGCTCATCGAGTCGTGCAGATTTGGTTTGTAATGGGTGTGGCACGTATTCTCCGCCGAATAGCAGATATTGCACACGATGCGGGCAAGCTTTGCGTATTCGAGCCGTAGGGAAATGA
- the gucD gene encoding alpha-ketoglutaric semialdehyde dehydrogenase GucD: MTIEQTYLNYIDGKWSPSVTGRVTASLNPADTKDIVGYVQDSGEADLELAVSAANRAKGAWRKLSGAARGDYLFKAANLLEARLADIAETMMREMGKTLAECKGETARGVAILRYYAGEGMRKIGDVIPSTDNEAMMFTTRVPLGVVGVITPWNFPVAIPMWKMAPALIYGNTVVIKPAIETSITAAKLLACFEEAGLPPGVVNMVTGDGATIGGGIARHPDIQGITFTGSNKVGKQIGQTALSRGAKYQLEMGGKNPLIVAEDANLDLAVEAAISGGLKSTGQKCTATSRILVQASVYEIFRAKLVDQVKRLKLGNGNDSATWMGPCANERQRDTVLSYIDKGIAEGASLLCGGGVPADEELKSGYYVQPTVFDGVTSKMTIAQEEIFGPVLALIPFNDLEEAISLANDVEYGLSASIFTQNIGNILAFIADMDAGLVRINAETAGVELQAPFGGMKQSSSHSREQGQAAIEFFTSIKTVFLKA; the protein is encoded by the coding sequence ATGACGATAGAGCAAACTTATCTGAACTATATCGACGGGAAATGGAGCCCATCCGTAACGGGAAGGGTGACCGCGAGCCTTAATCCGGCCGATACGAAAGACATCGTCGGCTATGTGCAAGATTCCGGCGAAGCGGATCTCGAGCTTGCGGTGAGCGCGGCCAATCGTGCCAAGGGGGCATGGCGTAAGCTCTCTGGCGCGGCGCGGGGCGATTATCTATTCAAGGCGGCCAATCTGTTGGAGGCGAGGTTAGCCGATATCGCCGAAACGATGATGCGCGAGATGGGCAAAACCTTAGCCGAATGCAAGGGCGAAACGGCTCGCGGCGTCGCGATTCTCCGTTATTATGCCGGGGAAGGCATGCGGAAGATCGGCGACGTTATTCCATCGACAGACAATGAAGCCATGATGTTCACCACTCGGGTGCCTCTTGGGGTCGTAGGCGTCATAACGCCGTGGAATTTCCCGGTCGCGATCCCGATGTGGAAAATGGCGCCGGCGCTTATCTACGGGAATACGGTCGTGATAAAACCGGCTATCGAAACGTCCATTACGGCTGCCAAGCTTCTGGCTTGTTTTGAAGAAGCGGGTCTTCCGCCGGGCGTTGTCAATATGGTTACCGGCGACGGAGCAACGATCGGCGGCGGCATTGCGCGGCATCCCGATATTCAAGGCATCACCTTTACGGGTTCCAACAAGGTAGGAAAACAGATCGGACAAACCGCTCTATCCCGCGGCGCGAAGTATCAATTGGAAATGGGCGGGAAAAATCCGCTTATCGTCGCGGAAGACGCGAACCTCGATCTGGCGGTAGAAGCGGCGATCAGCGGCGGATTGAAATCAACCGGACAGAAGTGTACCGCAACGAGCAGAATTCTCGTACAGGCTTCGGTCTATGAAATTTTCCGTGCCAAGCTGGTGGATCAAGTGAAGCGGCTGAAGCTGGGGAACGGAAACGATTCCGCGACGTGGATGGGACCTTGCGCGAACGAAAGACAGCGCGATACCGTTCTCTCTTACATCGACAAGGGGATCGCGGAAGGCGCGAGCTTGCTTTGCGGGGGAGGCGTCCCTGCCGACGAGGAATTAAAGAGCGGTTATTACGTGCAACCGACCGTATTCGACGGGGTGACTTCGAAGATGACGATCGCTCAAGAGGAAATCTTCGGGCCGGTGCTGGCGCTTATCCCTTTCAATGATTTGGAGGAAGCGATCTCGCTTGCAAACGACGTGGAATACGGACTAAGCGCCTCCATTTTCACGCAAAATATCGGGAACATTCTCGCTTTTATCGCCGATATGGATGCAGGCTTAGTCCGCATTAATGCTGAAACGGCAGGCGTCGAGCTGCAAGCTCCGTTCGGCGGAATGAAGCAATCCAGCTCTCACTCGAGAGAGCAAGGGCAGGCGGCCATCGAGTTCTTCACTTCGATTAAAACGGTTTTCCTGAAGGCTTAG
- a CDS encoding dihydroxy-acid dehydratase, with translation MSLRSDRWFKHPSKETRFQHLSAMRANGHVPESFVGKPIIGIFNSWSDLNSCNAPHKELVEFVKRGVLLAGGYPLEMHTITAPADFMKPSDLPYRNLMAMDFEESIRALPIDGAVMLCECDKTTPAQLMGAASSNIPSLQLAAGHRASGTFRGKKVNYGTDLWRLMDDYNAGLLTEEEWTELEKCISCTQGGCPVMGTSSSMKCLSEMLGMMLPGTSTIPATHASRKWAAEETGKRIVAMVKEGLTPSSLMTEAAFDNAIKLLAAIGGSTNAVIHLTAIAGRLGIRIPLKRYEELSAGIPLMVNLQPSGEHSMDDFFEAGGLGAVIGRLLPQLDATRLTAMGTTLEEAYRDAPSYRDDIISTLGEPFKTDVGLAVLTGNLAPSGAILKRSASSFINGKHRGQAIVFDSYEDMHERIDSEELEVDETSVLVLRNCGPVGAGMPEWGALPIPKKLLKQGVRDMVRISDARMSGTSFGTNILHVSPEAQLGGPLAAIHSGDWIEVDLERGTLHVELTDAEISERMKAWSPARLHKRGYMRMYADHVLQADEGCDLDNLRPASEDEVPFVEPTVGRG, from the coding sequence ATGTCTTTGCGCAGCGATCGGTGGTTCAAACATCCGTCCAAGGAAACGCGATTCCAGCATTTGTCCGCCATGAGGGCGAATGGACATGTTCCGGAATCCTTCGTAGGCAAACCCATTATCGGCATATTCAACTCGTGGAGCGATTTGAATAGCTGCAATGCGCCTCATAAAGAGTTAGTCGAATTCGTCAAACGCGGGGTGCTGCTCGCCGGAGGTTATCCGCTGGAGATGCATACGATTACGGCTCCCGCGGATTTTATGAAACCTTCGGATCTGCCTTATCGCAACTTGATGGCGATGGACTTCGAGGAATCCATACGGGCATTGCCGATCGACGGCGCGGTCATGCTCTGCGAATGCGACAAGACGACTCCCGCCCAGCTTATGGGCGCGGCCAGCAGCAATATCCCGTCGCTTCAGCTTGCCGCCGGGCATCGGGCGTCGGGAACTTTTCGCGGGAAGAAAGTGAATTACGGTACCGATCTATGGCGGTTAATGGATGATTACAATGCCGGACTGTTAACCGAAGAGGAATGGACGGAGCTGGAAAAATGCATTTCGTGCACGCAGGGAGGGTGCCCCGTTATGGGGACCTCCTCCAGCATGAAATGCTTGTCCGAGATGCTCGGCATGATGCTTCCGGGCACGTCCACGATTCCGGCTACGCATGCAAGCCGCAAATGGGCGGCGGAAGAGACGGGGAAACGAATCGTAGCGATGGTCAAGGAGGGATTGACTCCGTCCAGCCTGATGACGGAAGCCGCATTCGATAACGCCATCAAGCTGCTCGCGGCGATCGGGGGCTCCACCAATGCGGTTATCCACTTGACCGCGATCGCGGGGCGCCTGGGCATTCGCATTCCCTTGAAGCGTTATGAAGAACTGTCCGCGGGCATTCCGTTGATGGTTAATCTTCAGCCGAGCGGCGAGCACAGCATGGACGATTTTTTCGAAGCGGGCGGGCTTGGCGCCGTGATCGGCAGGTTGCTTCCTCAATTGGACGCGACCCGTCTTACCGCTATGGGAACTACGCTTGAAGAAGCCTATCGCGATGCGCCCTCTTACCGCGACGATATCATTTCCACATTAGGCGAACCCTTCAAAACGGATGTCGGCCTTGCCGTGCTCACGGGTAATTTGGCGCCTTCCGGCGCGATCCTGAAACGCTCCGCGAGTTCGTTTATCAACGGGAAGCACAGGGGTCAAGCGATCGTATTCGATAGTTATGAAGACATGCATGAACGAATAGATAGCGAAGAACTGGAAGTAGACGAGACGTCGGTGCTCGTTCTGCGAAATTGCGGTCCGGTCGGCGCCGGGATGCCCGAATGGGGAGCGCTGCCGATTCCGAAAAAGCTGTTGAAGCAGGGCGTGCGGGATATGGTCAGAATTAGCGATGCGCGAATGAGCGGAACAAGCTTCGGAACCAATATCCTTCACGTTTCTCCGGAAGCTCAGCTCGGAGGACCGCTCGCGGCGATCCACAGCGGGGATTGGATCGAGGTCGATTTGGAACGGGGAACGCTTCATGTCGAGCTTACAGACGCGGAAATAAGCGAGCGAATGAAAGCTTGGTCGCCTGCTCGCTTGCACAAACGCGGATATATGCGGATGTACGCGGATCATGTCTTGCAAGCCGACGAAGGCTGCGATCTCGACAACCTGCGTCCGGCTTCCGAAGATGAAGTTCCATTCGTCGAACCGACCGTAGGAAGAGGATAG